ACAGGCGCTTACGGCGACACAGGAGACAGCATCGTGGACGAGGACACACCGCTTCCGGAGAGTCCCATGACGGCCGCTCTCGCCGAGAACGAGCGGCGCGTCCTGACGGCCGCGGGCGTGCGCGGCATGGCGGTGCGACCGGCCATCGTGTACGGTCGTGGCGGCGGTCCCCTCACCCTGCAACTGAGCATGGCCCGCCAATTCGGCGGCGTGATGTTCACGGGGGACGGCGAGAATGCCCTCTCGTTCGTGCATGTGGACGACGTCGCCGACTTGTACGTCCGCCTGCTGGAACGCGGCGAGGCGGGGATGGTGCTCAACGCCGTGGCCGAGCCCTGGGTGACGCAGGGGGACGTGTTGCGGGCGGTGAGCGAAGCGGCGGGCTTCGGCGGTGTCATTCAGCCCATGCCCGAGGAGATGGCGCGTGGCCTCGCCTACGGCGGGGGAGGCCTGTTCGCCCGCAACATGCGTGTTTCCGCCCGAAAAGCCCGTGCCTTTGGCTGGACGCCCCGCCGCCCCTCCGTGCTCGACGACCTGCGGCACGGTTCGTACGCCCAACAGGGGAACCCCGCATGACCTCGCTGCACTCGGCCTCCCCACAAACGCGTATTCATGCGCGACAGCTCCTCACGCGCGCGGCCCTGACGGCCATGCTCGCGGTCCTCCTCAACGGGACTTTATATGCCGCGACGGCTGCAAGAGGTGTCTTCCCACCCGACGTGATCATTCCCGCGGCCGGCCGGCCCATGTCCTTTCCACCCGTGATGCTGGCCTCGGTGCTCGGCGTGATCGGGGCGACGCTCACCCTCGCGCTGCTCGCGCGCCTGACCCGTCACCCCATCCGGAACTTCCGCGTGCTCGGCGGCGTCATCCTGCTC
This is a stretch of genomic DNA from Deinococcus terrestris. It encodes these proteins:
- a CDS encoding DUF6069 family protein, coding for MTSLHSASPQTRIHARQLLTRAALTAMLAVLLNGTLYAATAARGVFPPDVIIPAAGRPMSFPPVMLASVLGVIGATLTLALLARLTRHPIRNFRVLGGVILLASFVTPFSIPNIPIPMLLTLDAMHVIVAVLCLTLLPGRAKEA
- a CDS encoding NAD-dependent epimerase/dehydratase family protein — encoded protein: MKVFLTGATGYIGSVVAERLLEHGHEVLGLARSDQAAAHLHARGVEPLSGDLADAGRLIEGATRADAVIHLAQSRFDPGGDFAAQMQQMGQQATRAMGAFLRALSGSGKTLMLTGGTGAYGDTGDSIVDEDTPLPESPMTAALAENERRVLTAAGVRGMAVRPAIVYGRGGGPLTLQLSMARQFGGVMFTGDGENALSFVHVDDVADLYVRLLERGEAGMVLNAVAEPWVTQGDVLRAVSEAAGFGGVIQPMPEEMARGLAYGGGGLFARNMRVSARKARAFGWTPRRPSVLDDLRHGSYAQQGNPA